The Oscillatoria acuminata PCC 6304 genomic interval GTATATAATAATCTCCAGGGACAATAAAATGAATGGAATTCAATGCCAACTCCATTGAACCGTTTAGAGGGTGCTAGAGCAAACTACCATCGGGCAACGATAATAAATATTGCGGTTTTTACGGAGCCGAATTCAAGGGAATCTACTGCAACGAAGAAACAACTCAACCATGCTTTAAAGTTCAGGGTGCGCCAGACCAAAACGGGCAGCAGTGAACTTGATGCCCGAACTCTCAGGGGAAAAATCGGTCTATCCGAGACTACCCACTGATTTATCGTTCATTACAAAAAATTTGCTTTGAAGTAACCGGATGAACTGACCCATTAGCTGAAAAGCACAAGACGTAAATTGGATGGCAATCGTGAATTGAAACCCGCTCCCCCCTTCATTTTTGCTCAAGGGTTGAGCCGTTGAAAATTTCACGAAATCACGCCTAGCTTTCAGGTTAACTGGGGCAGTTCACTTGCGGGTGACCCCCTCTCAGGTGAAGGAAAATGAAACCAGGAATTTTGTCTACCACAGCACTCGTGATTGCACTTGGCTTTACAGGTTCAGTAACTGCTCAACCCGGTGTCAACTACGACACGCGCACCCAAGCGACCTCAAAACGTGACCGGGATTCGGTGGGAAAAACGCCCTCAACCCAGACCTCTTCTTTACGCCAGCACAATGCCAGAGTTGCCGCTGGCATCGAGATCAACAAACAGGCGATCGCTGCCATCAGCCAATTTTTGAATAACTCCGATTCTCCTAGACCCAGCAGCGAGATCCTCCCGCTTCAGACCCTCGATGCACCAACCGTCTCCCCGGAATTACCGCCCCTGGCGGCTGCCAGCATTTACTTACCCGAATTAGCCCCAACGATGACCGGCTATCTGTGGCCCGCCCAAGGGGTCCTCTCTTCCGGCTATGGTTGGCGTTGGGGACGGATGCACCACGGCATTGATATCGCCGGACCCACTGGCACCCCCATCCTAGCTGCCGCCAGTGGAGTGGTGATTACGGCGGAATGGCATACGGGCGGCTATGGTAACCTCGTAGAAATCGAACATCCGGACGGCAGTATTACCCTCTACGCTCACAACCATCGCATCCTGGTCAACAAAGGGGATCAAGTCGAAGGGGGCCAATTAATCGCCCAAATGGGCAGTACCGGCTTTAGCACTGGACCCCACTTGCACTTTGAGGTCCATCTTCCAGAAACAGGATCCGTCAATCCCCTAGCTTATCTTCCCGAATCGGGATTATCTGCTCGATTGCCTAGAGCCAGAGCATCAGTGCCTACCGCATCGGCGCAGTAGTGCCAGAGTGGGTGAGGTGGCGATCGCGCTTAATCTATCCAACCCTTAACCGCGCAGTTTCCACCCAACCCACTCAGACTTCCTGTGGCATACTCAAATTCGGGTAACTTCTATTTATGAAGTTATCCGCTTTTTTTAGTCAGGTTCAACATTGCTACAGATTAGGCTGACAAATCAGACCGGCTTCGTTAAAATCAATGGCGATTCTCGCGATCGCACCCCCTCCTATGAACCACTCGCTCCCCCACCAATTTCGTTTTCCCTTGTACGCTCTGATCGTCCTATTATTGGCCAGTTGCACCCCGACGAAAACCAGTCAGTGCCGTCGCCTCATTCAAGCCCTGGATCAAGGCACGACCACTCTGAACCGCTTAGAACTCACGCCGATGACTGGGAGTCAAGCTGCCGATCAGGTAGAGTTCTCCCTTGAAGCCATCAAAACCGTCCAATTAACGGACGAAACCAACATCAGTTTTCAAAACCGAGCAATCGCCCTCTACGGAAAAATCGGGACCGCCTTGCGAGAGACTAGCGGCATAGCCACAATGGTGAGTAATCTCCAGCCCACCCCGCAAGGATTGCAAACCCGCAACCAAGCCCAAACCCAAGTCGCCGAGGCGATCGCCACCCTCGAACAATCCACCCAAGATGCCACAGTCCTACTCGCCGAAATCGAGCAATACTGCCTCAAACAACCCTAACCTCTCCCCCACCTCCCCCATCTCGATTGGCGGTCTCCCCCATCTCCCCCATCTCCCCCATCTCCCCCATCTCCCCCATCTCCCCCATCATGAGTTACTGTCTCAATCCCAGTTGCCCCAATCCCAGCGATCCCTTAAATGAAAACACCCGCTATTGCTCCCAGTGTGGCTCTGATTTATTAGTAGCAGAACGCTGTCGAGCGCTTCACCTGCTGGGTAGTAACAGCTATGAAAAAACCTTTGAAGTGACTGAAACTGGAACCGCCAAAATTTTGAAGGTTCTCCAGATTGATGATCCGGTAGCGGTGACCCTGTTTCAACAACAAGCCTTACTGTTAGGGAAAATTCAACATCCAGGGATTCCCCAACTTCAACAAGGTGGTTACTTCAGCTTTGCGGGGACGAACAGTGCGACGGCGGTGCATGGGATGTTGATGGAAAAAGTTGAGGGCTTAACTTTAGAGCAGTGGATGAAAAATCGGGCTTATCAACCGATTTCTCAAGACTTAGCGCTCAAGTGGCTTCAACAGATTGCCGAAATTTTACAGCCGATTCATCAAACCCCTTATTTACACCTGAATATTAAGCCCAGCAATATTATCCTGACGGATTCGGGGCAATTGGTTTTGATTGATTTTGGCACTGCCAGACAGGTGAGTGCGAGTTATTTACGGACAGTGGAACTCTCTCCTCGTTTGAAGAGTATTGATTCGGGAGGATATACGCCACCAGAACAACTCAAACATGAAGCGGTGGCGCAATCGGATTTTTTTGCTTTGGGACGAACGATGGTGTATTTGCTCACCGCTACGGACCCGTTGAGCTTTGAGAATGCAGAGACTTCGGCGTTTTCTTGGCGCGATCGCGCCCCGCAAATTTCCGAACGGGTGGGGGATTTGATTGACCGCCTGATGGATCCGGCCCTGAGTCAGCGCATCCAAACAACGGCAGAAATTTTACAGCAATTAAGTCAATTGCAACCCCAAGTGGCACAGATGGAATGGGGATCGGAGTCACTAGAGGCGATCGCCCCATCCTCGGGTCGAAAAGCTATCCCTTTAGGGACTCTAGTCTTGCCTGGGCTGCAACTGCCGAGCTTTCCGCAATTCCTACCGGGGACGGGGGAGCAAACCATTGATGCAGCACCCCGGTTGAAAGGCGATCGCAAAGGGTGGCGATTGGCCGGAGTGTTAGGAATCTGGGCAGTCATTGGATTAATTGGGGGAATGGGGTCCTGGTTTTTATTTACGCGAACGAGTACCGCTTATCAATGTCAGCGATTGTTGGCGGCGATCGACGAAGGGGGACAACAAGTGACTCAAATTGAGGGGACCGATGCCACTGCCGCTAACAAAATGGCCCAACATCTCGATCGCCTTGCGGAAGAATTATTAGGGATGAAGATCTCTGATACCCAGGTCCAACCCTATCCTCCGCAGTTGGGAAAAAGTTACCACCAATTGAGTCTGTCATTTCGGCAAATTGGAGAGGCGATCGCCATTGTGGATGCGGCCCCCTTATCCAAAGCCGGTTTAGACCAGGTGAAAGAGGCCCGCAAAAAAGCCGAAGAAGCCGGTCGAGCCGCCGCTCTAGCTGCAAAAACAGCCGATGGTGTAGCTGGACAAATTTATAGCTACTGTAAAAAATAGGTTCAGTAGAATAAGACCTAAGAAAAATAAAGCCAAACCTCAGAAATTTTGTTCACAAACTTTCCGAGGTTTGGCTTTATTTATTAATATTTAGAGATGAATTTCTAGGTTTAAAATATAGTGACCTAACTGAACATTTTGGGACCAAAGCTCGTATTCTAGGCGTAAATGTTCAGGAATCGGGCGACCGGAGAGGGATAAGCTGCGAGTATAATTTCGCATCCGTAATTGCCCATTACCGCCGTCGGTTTCATTTTGCAGCCAATAGCGGCTCGTTCCATACATTCCCCGTTCCCACTGATGACGATAACTAAATTGACCATTCCCTTGCATGGTCATAATCACCCGGTAGGGAGAAATTTCTAACCACAAGAGTCTCGAAGTAATCGCCGGGGGAGCGGGACTGACTTCCGGAGTCGAATCGGACTCCTGAAAATCACTCAGTGCCGGTTCCGTCAGGAGTAAATGAAACCGATCTTGGTCCTTTTGATAAAGGGTAGCAGCAGTTTCCACGACAGACCAAAGGGGGAGGTCAGTGGAGATCAAGCAAAGGCTTACAGGTTTGCGGCGATGGGTCAGCATGAGGGTTGTAACGAAGAGCGTGTGAAGAGTTTTCCAGCAATCAACAAGACTAGGGGGTGACTTGCTCTCAATTTTAGTATGTCAGCAGAGTCAAGAACGGTGTAGGATTTCCCTAAGCCATCCCATCACAGTTTAGCCCAATGCCCAGTTCGATAGTAAATGTCAGAATTACGGAATCCCAGCAACAATTAACCATTGATAGACCGAATCAGGGTTTATCAGTGCAAGGACGAATCCGAGTGCCGGGGGATAAGTCAATTTCCCACCGGGCTTTGATGTTGGGGGCGATCGCCAAGGGTGAAACCACGATTGAGGGGCTGCTATTGGGAGAAGACCCTCGGAGTACCGCCCGATGTTTTCAGGCATTGGGGGCAGAAATTTCTCCCCTGAATGAACAACGGGTGCGGGTGCGTGGTGTCGGGGTCGGAGAATTAATTGAACCAACGGATATATTAGATGCGGGAAATTCTGGGACGACGATGCGATTGATGCTGGGCATCCTTGCCAGTCATCCCGACCGATTTTTCACCGTAACTGGGGATAAATCCCTGCGATCGCGCCCTATGTCTCGGGTGGTTCAGCCTTTACAACAAATGGGTGCTCAAATCTGGGGTCGCAATGGCAATTCGCTGGCCCCTCTAGCCATTCAAGGTCAATCCTTACGGCCCATTCATTATCACTCACCGATCGCCTCGGCTCAGGTTAAGTCTTGTATCTTACTTGCAGCTTTGATGGCACAGGGAACGACAACCATCACGGAACCGGCAGTCTCTCGGGACCATAGTGAAAGGATGCTCAAGGCATTTGGGGCAGAAATTACCACGGATCCCGACACGAAAAGCGTGATGATCACCGGACCGGCTCAACTTCAGGGGCAATCGGTGATTGTGCCTGGGGATATTAGTTCGGCGGCATTCTGGATTGTGGCAGCGGCGATCGTACCGGATTCCGACTTGACCATTGAAAATGTGGGGATCAATCCCACCCGGACAGGGATTTTAGAGGCCCTGGAGATGATGGATGCGGATATTCAATTAGAAAACGAGCGGATAGTTGCGGGGGAACCTGTGGCGGATATCCGGGTGCGTCATTCTCAACTGAAAGGTTGCACCATTGGCGGGGATATTATTCCCAGACTAATTGATGAGATTCCGATTCTGGCAGTGGCGGCAATTTTTGCTTCTGGTCAGACGGTGATTTCCGAGGCGGCAGAGTTGCGGGTCAAAGAGAGCGATCGCCTTGCGGTGACGGCAACGGTACTCAATCAAATGGGGGCGAAAATCACCGAGTTGCCTGATGGGTTGGAAATTACTGGGGGGACGCCGTTAACGGGAACTGATGTGGAGAGTTATGACGATCATCGGATTGCCATGAGTTTGGCGATCGCGGCATTAAATGCCAGCGGAACCACCACGATTCACCATGCCGAAGCTGCCGCTATTTCTTACCCGGATTTTACGGCTACTTTGCGACAAGTTTGCGAAGAATGCTAATTGTAAACGCGATCGGTCAGGTCGGTTTCATTCGTGAACAGGAACTGAAGGCGATCGGAATTTAAAACCTTTTCTAAAATCAATTCGAGCAAATCAGGAGCAATCCAATGTCTGAACCGAGTTCTCAACCGAAAAGCCCCCTGGGGTTTGATGAAATCATCGCAATTTTTGTGGCCTTTTCGACCCTAGGGACAATTTTTATATTATCTTTCCCCAGCACCGAGAGGGGCTTAAATATGTTTGAAACCGGAGGAACCCGTTCCCCGGGTTCTGAAGGAGTTGTCCCCAGGGAGGAGCAAACCCCTCAAACCCCAGTGAATCCTTTCGTCAATCCTGGACAAGTTCCCGCCGTTGGCCCTCAGTCCGGTAATCCCACGAACTCACCGGAGGGGAATTCAACCCCTTTACTTGGAGGTTCAACCGCTTGGGGTGGTTTGGCACTTCCGTTATTTTCCCCAAACCCAGACTTGAACCCCACAGAAGCACCCACTGGGGAAGGGTCAGGAGAAGTCAGTTCTCCCTCACAGGAGACACCCATTCTCTCCAGTCCCACCACTGAGGAAACTATCCCAACGGAGTCTGAAGAGACCCCCAACCCCTCTTCCTCTCCCTCAGCAACGCCTACAACAGAGGGGACAACGGATTCTACCCCCAACCCCTAGGTCCGATCGGCAATTTTTAACATTAAGGGGATTGCAAAATATAAATCATCCAGCCGTTCAACTGAAAGAAGTGTAGGGGCGCAATGCGCAGGCCCTTGGGGCCTGCGCATTGCGCCCCTACATTGACGGGGCTACTACGAACGAACGTTTTGGAGGTTTTATTTTGTGGAGTTCCCTAACCGCTAAATGTAGAGGCGATTCGCGAATCGCCTCTACATTTAGTTTCTATTCTCCAAAAATGCGTAAGTCCTGCCGACCCGAACCCTAACCCTTTGACAGGGGTTCGGAGGGGACCCATGCTGACAAGGGTCGGGTTTTTCGGCAGAAAAACCTGGAATTCTCCAGGAAGTTGGACAGGGAATTGGCGAATCACCCGCCTTGGGGTCTGGATGGGGTGGGTGAATCAGAGGTGAATTTTAGAAAAAAATCTAAATTGAACTGAGGTATGAGAAACCCTTAGAAAAGATGGGAATACTGGGAAAAAGGTAAGGTAATGGAGCGCACGGAATTATGCTGCGCCAGATCAAACATATCTTCTGGACTGTGCGGACCTATTCTGATCTCAGTCCCGATTTGTACATCAGGAAGCAGGTTAATCAAGTCTTATGTGAACGAACTAACTTATCACTGGATGAGTGGTTTAAATGTTTTTGGAAATCGCGGGAAATTTCTTTTTCGGTGGTGAGTTTTGTTTATATTCAGTTGGAAAAGTATTCCGGTTTACAAATGGGGAGAGTGTTACCTGGGGATCGCTTAGAGCAAGATTTACAGTTAACGCTTGTCTGCTGGTTTGACTGGAATCTTTATCTTTGTGATGATTTTTTTGATGAGTTTGGGATAGATATTGGCGATCGCTTTGACCTGCAAACGATGGCAACCGTAGAAGATTTGGTCCTCTACCTCAATGGTCTGAGTTGTCCGCCTTCTTGATAATTCCAGGCGTTCAAAAATAACCCCATTAAACCGATAATTGGAGGTACTCAGTCCATAGGGCGGACAAATTGACCGCCCCAATTCATCGGAGTTAACGCGCCGTGGCGGTAAGCGGAAGCTCTCCCGTAGGGAATCGCCAACCCCAGAATTTCCCAGAATTGAATTCCAGGGTAAGACCTGGAATTCAATTAGGAAGAGTGGTGACCAACAACTTGGTCTTTAATCGCTGAAATATCCTGGACTAACTCCTGACGGTTAGAGGCCCGGAGTAAATAGCGATAGACAAACCAAGCCGAGTATCCGATTCCGACAAATTCAAAAAACGGCGCAAGCAGAGGAACATCATTGACTGCATCCACCACGGCGAGGATCACTCTGACGGTCACCAGTGCAGACAAAAACAGTCCGACGGTGACAATGGGTCGTTGGTACTCGCTGACAAAACTGGTGACATAGAGCGGCAGATCCCCTAAGATTGCCGTGACGTTATCCACGATTTCCTCGAATTGACTCGGTTCTTGAGTAGCCGGAGAGAAAGGAGCCAAAGCACCGCCTTCTGCGGCATTGATCTCGATTCTAAGTTGCTCGGCTTCATCGGCTAACTGGGCAGATTTTTCGCTGGAGATTGCTGACTTTTCAGTTTTAGGATTCATAAAATTGTTTTCCTTGACGAACAATAACTGGATCGTAGCTTGTGACCGGATCAGTTTGCCAACCCTCAGAGGTATTGCGATCGGCGAAATTTCGGGTTCAAAGCAATCTCGATGAGACCTCAATCATTCCCACAGGCTTATAGGGTGGGAATTTTGCGGTCTCAGACCCAAAGATCTCTTTTGTGGCAATATTGCCTTGATTTTATAGAGGAATCCAGGGAATTTGAACAGATGAGAGTCCATCTTCTTGATTTGTAGGGATTTATCCCTGGACTAATAAACCAGACTTATCCATCACTTGAGCAATTGGGGATCTACCCTGAGGATTAAAGGGGTGAACGGCTAAGGATCATGCAAAATAAGATGGGAACCGATTAGACGCTATTGACCATGAATGCAGATCATCAACAGTTGCAACAACAACTCAACCATCTGAAAGAACGCTTACCGGGATTGAGCAGTCGCCTTTCACAAGCTGCTGTGGAACTGAAAGAAGCAGGAGTACCCGTAGACGAACGACTCAGTGAGCAACTGATAGCTTATCGACAGGAGTTTGCGGGACTCAAATCCAGGGCGATCGAGCTGGCCAAAACTTACTCGGTGCCGGGGGTGGTTGCACCTACCCAGATTTCTTCCTTACATGATATTCAGGGAATTTTACATACGATCGCCCGGTCGGGAGGAGAAGTCAACGAGTCCCAAAAAGCCCTCCACTACATCGATCGCTTTTTATCTCTGACCCATCGCGATCAACCGCAGTTTGCGCCGTTAGAGGAGGCAAAAGTCAAAGCGCGGGAATTGCGCCACATTATTCTCAACTCCTCCCCGAGTAATTTTCCCCCGGATGTCCCGGCGTTACTTTCGGGTCAACATCCCTGTTGTACCTTCCTTAATCTGATTGAACCGGATGCCAATATCGCCGATGAAGAGTGGGAAAGAATGCTAGATTTTTGTGGGCGAGCCTTTGGCAAACCCTTAACCCTGGCAGCGAGTCGAGGAAAACTGCAATTTTCTGGGACTGTAGCGGCCCCAGCCCCGACGGTGACGGCCCCAGCCCCGACGGTGACGGCCCCAGCAGCACCACCGCCTCGGCGATCGCCGGAAATGGTCGTGATTGCCGGGTCTACTGAAGCGGTGGAACCCACGGACACTGAAGCGGAAGTGGAACGCTTACTCTCGCAACAGCCTTCCTCCCCTCCGTCTAACTTGCCGGATGTGATTATCCTTCCCAGTTCCGATGAATCCCCCTCTCGGAGTCAGATTGCTCCTCCCGCGCCGAATTTTGCCCCAACTCCTGCCAAGATGTCAGGGCTTTCCGGTGTGGGAATTGAAGTGGGATTAAATGTCTTGGTTCATATCGAACGAGTCGGCGATCACCAGTTTCATGAACATGAATTTGCCGGAACAAGGGGGAAAGCACTGCGCCTCGAAGCCTTTGCGCTGGAAATCAAACCCCCGATTCCTGGATTGGGGATTCGCTATCTAGCCCATATTCAAGGTAGCGGGGATACGCCTTGGGTGACTGAGGGTGAGTGGGTTGGTGCTCGCGGTTCGGGTTTGCGAATTGAGGGTTTGGCGATCGAATTAACGGGTCCCGAAGCACCGAATTATTCGGTTTATTACAAGGCGCATATTGAGCGAGTGGGAGATACCCAGGAGTTTTCTAATGGGCAATTCTGCGGACGCCGTGGATCCGGTATGCGGATGGAAGGCATTGAAATCCATATCGATCGCAACTAGGGCATCAGGAGAGCATTTCAATTTGGCTTAAAAACCAGTCTGACCTCTCCTAAGGGAACTCCAAAAAATAAAATCTCCAAAACGTTCGTAGTGACTGATCAATGGAGTAGCCCCGTCCATGTAGGGGCGCAATGCTTGCGCCCCCTGGGGCCTGCGCATTGCGCCCCTACACTTCTTTCAGTTGAACGTTTGGAGGATTTATATTTTG includes:
- a CDS encoding CAAD domain-containing protein, whose protein sequence is MNPKTEKSAISSEKSAQLADEAEQLRIEINAAEGGALAPFSPATQEPSQFEEIVDNVTAILGDLPLYVTSFVSEYQRPIVTVGLFLSALVTVRVILAVVDAVNDVPLLAPFFEFVGIGYSAWFVYRYLLRASNRQELVQDISAIKDQVVGHHSS
- a CDS encoding M23 family metallopeptidase; translated protein: MKPGILSTTALVIALGFTGSVTAQPGVNYDTRTQATSKRDRDSVGKTPSTQTSSLRQHNARVAAGIEINKQAIAAISQFLNNSDSPRPSSEILPLQTLDAPTVSPELPPLAAASIYLPELAPTMTGYLWPAQGVLSSGYGWRWGRMHHGIDIAGPTGTPILAAASGVVITAEWHTGGYGNLVEIEHPDGSITLYAHNHRILVNKGDQVEGGQLIAQMGSTGFSTGPHLHFEVHLPETGSVNPLAYLPESGLSARLPRARASVPTASAQ
- the aroA gene encoding 3-phosphoshikimate 1-carboxyvinyltransferase → MPSSIVNVRITESQQQLTIDRPNQGLSVQGRIRVPGDKSISHRALMLGAIAKGETTIEGLLLGEDPRSTARCFQALGAEISPLNEQRVRVRGVGVGELIEPTDILDAGNSGTTMRLMLGILASHPDRFFTVTGDKSLRSRPMSRVVQPLQQMGAQIWGRNGNSLAPLAIQGQSLRPIHYHSPIASAQVKSCILLAALMAQGTTTITEPAVSRDHSERMLKAFGAEITTDPDTKSVMITGPAQLQGQSVIVPGDISSAAFWIVAAAIVPDSDLTIENVGINPTRTGILEALEMMDADIQLENERIVAGEPVADIRVRHSQLKGCTIGGDIIPRLIDEIPILAVAAIFASGQTVISEAAELRVKESDRLAVTATVLNQMGAKITELPDGLEITGGTPLTGTDVESYDDHRIAMSLAIAALNASGTTTIHHAEAAAISYPDFTATLRQVCEEC
- a CDS encoding ig-like domain-containing surface protein, with the translated sequence MNADHQQLQQQLNHLKERLPGLSSRLSQAAVELKEAGVPVDERLSEQLIAYRQEFAGLKSRAIELAKTYSVPGVVAPTQISSLHDIQGILHTIARSGGEVNESQKALHYIDRFLSLTHRDQPQFAPLEEAKVKARELRHIILNSSPSNFPPDVPALLSGQHPCCTFLNLIEPDANIADEEWERMLDFCGRAFGKPLTLAASRGKLQFSGTVAAPAPTVTAPAPTVTAPAAPPPRRSPEMVVIAGSTEAVEPTDTEAEVERLLSQQPSSPPSNLPDVIILPSSDESPSRSQIAPPAPNFAPTPAKMSGLSGVGIEVGLNVLVHIERVGDHQFHEHEFAGTRGKALRLEAFALEIKPPIPGLGIRYLAHIQGSGDTPWVTEGEWVGARGSGLRIEGLAIELTGPEAPNYSVYYKAHIERVGDTQEFSNGQFCGRRGSGMRMEGIEIHIDRN
- a CDS encoding serine/threonine protein kinase, with translation MSYCLNPSCPNPSDPLNENTRYCSQCGSDLLVAERCRALHLLGSNSYEKTFEVTETGTAKILKVLQIDDPVAVTLFQQQALLLGKIQHPGIPQLQQGGYFSFAGTNSATAVHGMLMEKVEGLTLEQWMKNRAYQPISQDLALKWLQQIAEILQPIHQTPYLHLNIKPSNIILTDSGQLVLIDFGTARQVSASYLRTVELSPRLKSIDSGGYTPPEQLKHEAVAQSDFFALGRTMVYLLTATDPLSFENAETSAFSWRDRAPQISERVGDLIDRLMDPALSQRIQTTAEILQQLSQLQPQVAQMEWGSESLEAIAPSSGRKAIPLGTLVLPGLQLPSFPQFLPGTGEQTIDAAPRLKGDRKGWRLAGVLGIWAVIGLIGGMGSWFLFTRTSTAYQCQRLLAAIDEGGQQVTQIEGTDATAANKMAQHLDRLAEELLGMKISDTQVQPYPPQLGKSYHQLSLSFRQIGEAIAIVDAAPLSKAGLDQVKEARKKAEEAGRAAALAAKTADGVAGQIYSYCKK